In Methanolobus chelungpuianus, a genomic segment contains:
- a CDS encoding type II/IV secretion system ATPase subunit: MDHHSDKDISDKADPAVRSDQEQGSEHVQHAQGMKDNQLTEKEKLGSRLSALRGNTSESSGQEISADDRPSEDLADDNTSEIIPRINEDSFVDELANLILPEDETVSVEELKGKIDLPYEDIFEDDVPEEKETYWGMILKEIFELPVIDEEDIEEEEEKEGLKDRMNKLFSRKKINSDPYDMIEHGPVVDFTIPADSPYKEVELYDVNAPYAYVRIAYNPESHEFQYQALEPRLSPKEQELLDAIKIRFIESLDINLKEVSRQNAESFLREKTMDYLQEYQIDISPKKREKIMYYIVRNFVGYGEIDVFMRDPNLEDVSCDGPNTPIYVYHKVYNSIPTSVEFADDEEVDSFAIKIAQICGRHISIANPLLDATLPDGSRIQLTLGREITTRGSTFTIRRFKDNPITPANLIDYHTFSTAMLAYLWLAVDSSKSLIFAGGTASGKTTAMNAVSLFIQPEMKIVSIEDTRELNLSHPNWIPGVTRQSFGGADKGSIEMYELLRASLRQRPEYILVGEVRGVEALTLFQAMSTGHTTFSTMHADSVASAIHRLENPPINVPRIMIQALDLIAIQVQVKVGDKRVRRCKTLTEIVGVDPRTGELLTNDVFSWDAARDMFHYSGRSYVIESVMESRGWTEERVRDELKRRQEILEWTKSKKVAHFRDFAKIVVAYNREPETVMKMVRQDMYV, translated from the coding sequence ATGGATCATCATTCTGATAAGGATATATCCGATAAAGCGGATCCTGCTGTGCGTTCTGACCAGGAGCAGGGTAGTGAGCACGTACAGCATGCTCAGGGAATGAAAGACAACCAGCTAACTGAAAAAGAAAAGCTGGGCTCCCGGCTGTCGGCCTTAAGGGGTAACACTTCAGAAAGCAGCGGGCAGGAAATATCTGCTGATGACCGGCCTTCTGAAGATCTGGCAGACGATAACACAAGTGAGATCATCCCCCGTATCAATGAAGACTCTTTTGTGGATGAGCTTGCAAATCTCATACTTCCTGAGGATGAGACTGTAAGCGTCGAGGAGCTTAAAGGTAAGATAGATCTTCCCTACGAGGACATTTTCGAGGATGATGTCCCCGAAGAAAAAGAAACCTACTGGGGAATGATACTCAAGGAGATCTTCGAGCTGCCTGTCATTGATGAGGAGGATATTGAAGAGGAAGAAGAGAAGGAAGGCCTTAAGGACCGCATGAACAAGCTCTTCTCAAGGAAGAAGATCAACAGCGATCCTTACGATATGATAGAGCACGGGCCGGTGGTTGATTTTACCATTCCTGCAGACAGCCCTTACAAGGAAGTGGAGCTGTACGATGTAAACGCGCCTTATGCTTATGTAAGGATAGCATACAACCCGGAATCACACGAGTTCCAGTACCAGGCGCTGGAGCCCCGGCTTTCCCCGAAGGAACAGGAACTGCTGGATGCTATAAAGATCAGGTTCATCGAGTCCCTTGATATAAATCTCAAGGAAGTGTCCCGGCAGAACGCAGAGAGTTTCCTCAGGGAAAAGACAATGGATTATCTCCAGGAGTACCAGATCGATATCTCTCCTAAGAAACGTGAAAAGATAATGTACTACATCGTCCGTAACTTTGTAGGCTACGGAGAAATAGACGTGTTCATGAGGGACCCCAACCTTGAGGATGTGTCATGTGACGGCCCCAACACGCCTATTTATGTCTATCACAAGGTTTACAACTCCATTCCCACCAGCGTGGAGTTCGCAGACGACGAAGAGGTCGACTCCTTTGCCATCAAGATCGCCCAGATATGCGGAAGGCACATTTCCATAGCGAACCCGCTCCTGGATGCAACCCTGCCGGATGGTTCCCGTATACAGCTCACACTCGGGCGTGAGATAACCACCCGTGGGAGTACCTTCACCATCAGGAGGTTCAAGGACAACCCCATAACACCTGCAAACCTGATAGACTACCATACATTCTCAACGGCAATGCTGGCTTACCTGTGGCTGGCTGTGGATTCAAGCAAGAGCCTGATATTTGCAGGAGGCACTGCATCAGGAAAAACGACCGCAATGAATGCCGTATCCCTCTTTATCCAGCCTGAAATGAAAATAGTGTCCATAGAGGATACAAGGGAGCTTAACCTGTCCCACCCCAACTGGATCCCCGGTGTCACAAGACAGTCCTTCGGAGGCGCTGACAAGGGTTCGATCGAGATGTACGAGCTTCTAAGGGCTTCCCTGAGGCAGAGGCCCGAATACATACTTGTGGGTGAGGTGCGCGGAGTAGAGGCATTGACACTCTTCCAGGCAATGTCCACAGGACATACCACTTTCTCGACAATGCATGCAGACTCGGTTGCCTCGGCCATCCACAGGCTGGAAAACCCGCCTATCAATGTTCCAAGGATAATGATCCAGGCGCTTGATCTTATAGCTATCCAGGTTCAGGTCAAGGTAGGAGATAAGCGTGTCAGGAGATGCAAGACGCTCACGGAGATCGTAGGCGTTGACCCAAGGACCGGCGAACTGCTGACAAATGATGTGTTCTCATGGGATGCAGCAAGGGACATGTTCCATTACTCCGGCAGATCCTATGTTATTGAAAGTGTGATGGAGAGCAGGGGATGGACAGAGGAGAGGGTACGTGATGAGCTGAAGCGTCGCCAGGAGATCCTTGAGTGGACCAAGAGCAAGAAGGTTGCTCACTTCAGGGACTTTGCCAAGATAGTGGTTGCATACAACCGTGAACCGGAAACAGTAATGAAGATGGTGAGGCAGGATATGTATGTCTAA
- a CDS encoding type II secretion system F family protein, with protein MSNLYFTFAFNIFGKYYTKRRVEYFGLRYNLMKNRMDMAYDTYMSGALLSSLLCSVISLIGFTAILMLLGVPEIRASRLMLPAWTAPYMVYKPLLVALVGSILLVVLVFIVVYKTFLLYPLIMAGDRKRNIDTMLPYAVNYMSAMSGAGVLPVDLFRSLANNSIYGQVSVEFRYLVRDLEVLGHDLVTAMKNLSATTPSLMLQDFLQGAITVVTSGGQIETYFQVKADQYLQENRQNQKEFLETLGLLGETYVTAFVAGPLFLIVVMSIMSIMGSAQLIFLYLIIYALIPVGSIMYVILISSLTPEA; from the coding sequence ATGTCTAACCTGTATTTTACGTTTGCATTCAACATCTTTGGCAAGTACTATACAAAGAGAAGAGTGGAATACTTCGGTCTTCGCTATAACCTGATGAAGAACAGGATGGACATGGCATATGATACCTATATGTCAGGTGCCTTGCTTAGTTCCCTCCTCTGCTCGGTGATATCTCTTATTGGCTTTACGGCAATTCTTATGTTGCTGGGAGTGCCTGAGATACGGGCCTCGCGCCTGATGCTTCCTGCCTGGACTGCTCCTTACATGGTATACAAACCCCTGCTGGTCGCTCTGGTTGGTAGTATACTTCTTGTGGTCCTGGTATTTATTGTGGTCTACAAGACATTCCTGCTGTACCCGCTAATAATGGCCGGTGACAGAAAGAGGAACATCGATACGATGCTGCCCTACGCTGTGAACTACATGTCTGCAATGTCAGGTGCAGGTGTGCTTCCTGTGGATCTTTTCCGTTCTCTTGCCAATAACAGCATATATGGGCAGGTATCAGTTGAATTCAGATACCTTGTACGTGATCTCGAAGTACTTGGCCACGATCTTGTTACTGCTATGAAGAACCTCTCGGCGACGACCCCCTCCTTAATGCTGCAGGATTTCCTGCAGGGGGCAATAACCGTTGTTACTTCAGGAGGTCAGATCGAGACCTATTTCCAGGTTAAGGCAGACCAGTACCTGCAGGAGAACAGGCAGAACCAGAAAGAGTTCCTTGAAACCCTGGGTCTGCTGGGGGAGACCTATGTGACTGCTTTTGTGGCAGGTCCGTTATTCCTTATAGTAGTGATGTCGATCATGTCGATCATGGGCAGTGCACAGCTTATATTCCTCTACCTGATCATCTATGCATTGATCCCTGTTGGAAGTATCATGTATGTTATCCTTATAAGCAGTCTGACCCCGGAGGCATAA
- a CDS encoding type II secretion system F family protein → MKVIDLIRKDLVRREPPSDELLSEEELCMLEDGLINSRMEEAKKNVTIKEFLKNPGSTFYAHPEYTLVISLPVALIVFLLGLRMTWGTPLIDDVMIFTVLIIVTPPAIAFHKKFTNIDKVEEYLPTFLRDLSELSRAGLTLSKAVGTVSRGEYGALTKEVQQMDRSMSWGISFEQTLKNFSKRVPTPVIVRSVSLINQASRAGGRVSSVLEAAARDAREVKLLERERRGNMMVYVVISYMSFFVFIFVIAMLTSTFVPTMAEAAKAAQGSGAGSSFIRGFDPAQYTRLMMHAAVIQGFMSGLVAGQMGEGAVTQGLKHSVIMTMIAWTIFTFLI, encoded by the coding sequence ATGAAAGTAATTGACTTGATCCGGAAAGACCTGGTCCGGCGTGAACCTCCTTCTGACGAGCTACTGAGCGAGGAAGAATTATGCATGCTGGAAGACGGCCTGATAAATTCCAGGATGGAAGAAGCAAAGAAGAATGTAACTATCAAGGAATTCCTGAAAAACCCTGGCAGCACTTTCTATGCTCATCCGGAATACACTCTTGTGATCAGCCTGCCGGTGGCCTTGATCGTCTTCTTGCTTGGGTTGAGAATGACCTGGGGCACCCCTCTCATAGATGATGTCATGATCTTCACGGTCCTGATCATTGTCACCCCGCCAGCAATCGCTTTTCATAAAAAGTTCACGAATATAGACAAAGTAGAGGAATATCTGCCGACCTTCCTCAGGGACCTTTCCGAGCTCAGCAGGGCAGGACTTACTCTTTCAAAGGCTGTGGGCACGGTTTCGAGAGGAGAGTATGGCGCCCTCACGAAGGAGGTTCAGCAGATGGACAGGTCCATGTCATGGGGTATCTCCTTTGAGCAGACGCTGAAGAACTTCTCAAAAAGGGTCCCTACTCCTGTAATCGTGAGGTCGGTCTCGCTTATCAATCAGGCAAGCAGGGCAGGAGGACGTGTGTCCTCTGTGCTGGAAGCGGCTGCCCGGGATGCCAGGGAGGTCAAGCTGCTTGAACGTGAAAGGCGCGGGAACATGATGGTGTATGTGGTCATCAGCTACATGTCCTTCTTTGTCTTCATTTTCGTCATAGCGATGCTGACATCCACCTTCGTCCCGACCATGGCAGAAGCTGCAAAAGCGGCGCAGGGTTCAGGAGCAGGCTCAAGTTTTATAAGGGGATTTGACCCGGCCCAGTATACAAGGCTCATGATGCATGCGGCCGTAATTCAGGGTTTCATGAGCGGGCTTGTTGCAGGACAGATGGGTGAAGGGGCTGTGACCCAGGGACTGAAGCACTCTGTTATCATGACAATGATAGCATGGACGATCTTCACATTCCTTATCTGA
- a CDS encoding FumA C-terminus/TtdB family hydratase beta subunit codes for MTEFHLSMPLKKEELEQLSTGDVVYLTGTVLTARDEAHARILELAGKGEELPFDLEGAAIYHCGPLMRQKDDRWEVVAAGPTTSARMSKMTPRLLDKYNVTALIGKGGMDNVAGSLKGKCVYLAFTGGCAALAAENIREVETVHWPDLGMPEAVWVLRVENFGPLIVGIDAKGNDLFAKIEERARKVFSGLR; via the coding sequence ATGACCGAGTTCCATCTCAGCATGCCTCTGAAGAAAGAAGAACTTGAGCAGCTCTCGACAGGGGATGTGGTGTATCTTACAGGCACGGTCCTCACAGCCAGGGACGAAGCTCATGCCCGGATACTCGAGCTTGCCGGAAAGGGAGAAGAGCTTCCCTTCGACCTGGAAGGCGCTGCCATCTATCACTGCGGGCCCCTGATGCGGCAAAAGGATGACAGATGGGAAGTCGTTGCCGCAGGTCCCACCACCAGCGCACGTATGTCAAAGATGACACCCCGGCTTCTTGACAAGTATAATGTCACCGCCCTTATAGGGAAAGGCGGGATGGACAATGTCGCAGGTTCGCTAAAAGGAAAATGCGTTTACCTTGCATTTACGGGTGGATGTGCCGCCCTTGCTGCAGAGAACATCCGTGAGGTAGAGACTGTGCACTGGCCTGACCTGGGAATGCCGGAAGCCGTATGGGTGCTCAGGGTCGAGAACTTCGGACCGCTCATAGTCGGCATAGATGCAAAGGGCAACGATCTGTTCGCAAAAATAGAGGAGAGGGCCAGGAAGGTGTTCTCCGGCCTCAGATAA
- a CDS encoding fumarate hydratase, whose product MAADISYDTVVNSVVEILKKAQTGLPQDVTDALKRAASQESSDIAREQIGAILKNIDIASRKQVPVCQDTGILIFFVEIGREVKLDFDLEAAIIEGAQIATKTIPLRPNAVDPLTRHNTGTNTGNGIPDIKYEFVEGNMIRITAAPKGAGSENMSAIRMFNPTEADRIREFVLETILKAGGKPCPPIIVGIGIGGSFDKAARLSKLALLEDTDKMDDFEKSLLEDINALGIGPMGLGGDTTALAVHIKKACCHTASLPVAVNIQCWANRHASVTLGGGE is encoded by the coding sequence TTGGCAGCAGACATTTCATATGATACTGTGGTGAACTCTGTCGTTGAGATACTGAAGAAAGCCCAGACAGGCCTGCCACAGGATGTTACCGATGCCCTGAAAAGGGCCGCATCGCAGGAGTCCTCGGATATCGCAAGGGAGCAGATCGGGGCCATTCTGAAGAACATTGACATAGCATCCCGAAAGCAGGTGCCTGTCTGCCAGGACACGGGAATACTCATCTTTTTTGTAGAGATCGGGCGAGAGGTTAAGCTTGATTTCGACCTTGAGGCAGCCATCATCGAGGGAGCGCAGATAGCCACAAAGACCATTCCTCTCCGCCCCAACGCAGTGGACCCGCTCACGCGCCATAACACCGGAACCAATACAGGCAACGGGATCCCGGACATAAAGTACGAGTTCGTTGAGGGTAACATGATAAGGATCACTGCGGCTCCAAAGGGAGCGGGGTCTGAGAACATGAGCGCGATAAGGATGTTCAATCCCACTGAGGCAGACCGCATCCGTGAATTTGTGCTTGAGACCATACTTAAGGCAGGCGGCAAGCCCTGCCCTCCGATCATTGTAGGTATAGGCATCGGAGGTTCTTTTGACAAGGCAGCAAGACTTTCAAAGCTCGCCCTGCTGGAGGACACGGACAAGATGGATGATTTTGAGAAGAGCCTGCTGGAAGATATAAACGCCCTGGGTATCGGCCCCATGGGACTTGGAGGAGACACCACGGCACTTGCGGTACACATCAAAAAGGCCTGCTGCCACACAGCATCCCTGCCTGTGGCTGTCAATATACAATGCTGGGCCAACCGGCATGCTTCGGTTACACTGGGAGGTGGCGAATGA
- a CDS encoding winged helix-turn-helix domain-containing protein, translated as MDITLAILKIAMNGAKKTQIVYGANLNSTIANKYLERLEDKQLIEQKGNLFVTTDKGRVYKDLASELDVR; from the coding sequence TTGGACATTACGCTTGCGATTTTGAAGATTGCTATGAACGGCGCCAAGAAGACGCAAATCGTATATGGCGCCAACCTTAATTCAACGATAGCGAACAAATATCTGGAACGACTTGAAGACAAGCAGCTCATCGAACAAAAGGGTAACCTGTTCGTGACGACTGACAAAGGCCGTGTGTATAAAGACCTTGCCAGCGAACTTGATGTTCGCTAG
- a CDS encoding DNA polymerase II large subunit, which produces MGEIVVSDSMRAYFETLESELKHEIEIANRARSRGKDPKPWVEIPLAKDLADRVENLIGVKGVAAQIRIFDETMSREEGALAIGKAVAEGVVGEFPSRAAAIEAAIRVSVAMLTEGVVAAPIEGIDRVDIGKNDDGSEYISIFYAGPIRSAGGTAQALSVLVGDYVRRAVGIDRYKPRKEEVERYVEEILLYRRVATLQYTPSEDEIRLIVENCPICIDGEPTEAEEVEGHRDMDRIETNRIRGGMALVLAEGLALKAPKVLKHVNKLELDGWDWLNKLISGTKGGESKDETKGIKPKEKYLTDLIAGRPVFSHPMRPGGFRLRYGRSRNTSFAAAGISPASMVILDSFIVAGTQLKVERPGKAAGMAPVDSLEGPTVRLKSGDLLRIDDEKTAYELHPEVEYIIDIGEILINYGDFLENNHPLIPASYCFEWWIQEFHKIAPDNGLDVSVLKDPSQEFALELCEAYGAPLHPKFTHLWHDINAEDFARLSAFVSGHGSLNKEEGCLELPFDLACSAGIKNILEVLLVHHRIRGEKITIVDPKPFIRCLGLNEELGRCWENLQSGDALEAVNQVSGLIVRARAPMRIGARMGRPEKSNKRKMSPAPHVLFPIGDTGGNTRKLESAASYKESMNDRIGLIKVELGNRVCPSCGTQTYEYRCGCGEFTIPKLSCPRCGISVQKEECPKCGTKTTCVKIQAIDFKSIYQGAFERLGERDSSIELKGVKRMMSRDMTPEPLEKGILRAKYDVFTFKDGTVRYDMSDIPLTHIRADELGITVDMLHGLGYYEDAYGKPLEREDQVVCLKVQDIVVSYDCAEYLLRTSKYIDDLLVKYYREEAFYKAEHIEDLVGALIMGLAPHTSAGVLGRLVGFTKASVGYAHPFFHAAKRRNCDGDEDCVMMLMDGLLNFSRDYLPEKRGGKMDAPLVLTTRLDPSEVDKEAHNIDVCDHYPLEFYEATLEYPNPKDFEKVIDLVSRRLGTPLQYDNFMFTHDTTDIAAGPLNCAYKTLGSMVEKMDAQLALADKLRAVDAADVAERVLISHFLPDMFGNLRAFSRQGTRCMKCAAKFRRPPLTGICPKCGGNVILTVHEGAVKKYLEVSKRVAEKYNVSNYTKQRIELLGLDMKSLFENDKSRQLGLSEFM; this is translated from the coding sequence ATGGGCGAGATAGTTGTAAGCGACTCCATGAGGGCTTATTTTGAGACTCTTGAGTCGGAGTTGAAACACGAGATCGAGATTGCCAACAGGGCGCGCTCCAGGGGCAAGGACCCAAAGCCCTGGGTGGAGATACCTCTCGCAAAGGACCTTGCGGACAGGGTGGAGAACCTCATCGGCGTAAAAGGCGTGGCAGCCCAGATACGCATATTCGATGAGACGATGTCCCGTGAGGAAGGCGCACTTGCTATCGGTAAGGCAGTGGCCGAGGGTGTTGTAGGTGAATTCCCTTCCCGGGCCGCGGCCATTGAAGCTGCTATCCGTGTTTCGGTTGCGATGCTCACCGAGGGTGTGGTTGCGGCGCCCATTGAAGGTATAGACCGTGTTGACATAGGCAAGAACGACGACGGTTCCGAGTATATAAGTATTTTTTATGCAGGCCCCATACGCAGTGCGGGAGGCACGGCCCAGGCCCTGTCCGTGCTTGTGGGGGACTATGTAAGGCGCGCTGTGGGCATTGACAGGTACAAGCCGCGCAAGGAAGAGGTTGAAAGGTACGTTGAGGAGATTCTGCTTTACAGGCGTGTGGCTACGTTGCAGTACACTCCCAGTGAGGATGAGATCAGACTGATAGTCGAGAACTGTCCCATATGTATAGACGGGGAGCCCACCGAGGCTGAAGAGGTGGAGGGTCACCGCGACATGGACAGGATAGAGACCAACAGGATACGCGGAGGCATGGCCCTTGTGCTTGCCGAGGGCCTGGCCCTGAAAGCACCCAAGGTCCTGAAACATGTAAATAAGCTGGAGCTTGACGGCTGGGACTGGCTCAACAAGCTCATCTCCGGTACAAAGGGCGGCGAGAGCAAGGACGAGACAAAAGGTATCAAGCCCAAGGAGAAGTATCTCACCGACCTGATAGCAGGCAGGCCTGTGTTCTCTCATCCAATGCGGCCGGGAGGCTTCAGGCTGCGGTACGGAAGATCCAGGAACACATCATTTGCCGCGGCCGGAATAAGCCCTGCCAGTATGGTAATTCTGGACAGTTTCATTGTCGCGGGCACGCAGCTTAAGGTAGAGCGCCCCGGCAAGGCAGCGGGCATGGCCCCGGTGGATTCCCTGGAAGGGCCGACGGTAAGACTGAAGTCCGGAGACCTGCTCAGGATAGATGATGAAAAGACTGCCTATGAGCTGCACCCTGAAGTGGAGTATATTATCGACATAGGCGAGATACTTATAAATTACGGTGACTTCCTGGAGAACAATCACCCTTTGATCCCCGCATCATATTGTTTTGAATGGTGGATACAGGAATTCCATAAAATCGCTCCTGATAATGGTCTGGATGTCTCTGTCCTGAAGGACCCGTCACAGGAGTTCGCACTTGAACTGTGCGAGGCCTATGGAGCGCCCCTGCATCCGAAGTTCACTCATCTCTGGCACGATATTAATGCGGAGGATTTTGCCAGGCTGTCGGCATTCGTGTCCGGGCATGGTTCGCTCAATAAGGAAGAGGGCTGTCTGGAACTCCCGTTCGACCTCGCATGTTCTGCTGGCATTAAGAATATCCTTGAAGTGTTGCTTGTGCATCACAGGATCAGGGGCGAAAAGATAACAATTGTCGATCCGAAGCCTTTCATACGCTGCCTCGGACTGAATGAGGAACTTGGCAGGTGTTGGGAGAATCTTCAGTCCGGGGACGCCCTTGAGGCTGTCAACCAGGTGAGCGGCCTCATAGTCCGCGCACGTGCTCCCATGAGGATAGGCGCAAGGATGGGAAGGCCTGAGAAATCCAACAAGAGGAAAATGTCCCCTGCTCCCCATGTGCTGTTCCCGATAGGCGATACGGGCGGGAATACCAGGAAACTGGAGAGCGCTGCCAGCTATAAGGAGTCTATGAACGACAGGATAGGTCTCATAAAAGTGGAGCTCGGCAACAGGGTATGTCCCTCATGCGGGACCCAGACCTATGAATACCGCTGCGGCTGCGGGGAATTCACCATCCCCAAGCTGTCCTGCCCGAGATGCGGCATATCGGTGCAGAAAGAGGAATGCCCGAAATGCGGCACCAAGACCACATGTGTTAAGATCCAGGCGATCGACTTCAAAAGCATCTACCAGGGAGCTTTTGAGAGGCTTGGCGAGCGCGATAGCAGCATAGAGCTCAAAGGCGTCAAGCGCATGATGTCCAGGGATATGACGCCGGAGCCCCTGGAAAAAGGTATATTGAGGGCCAAGTATGATGTATTCACTTTCAAGGACGGGACTGTCAGGTACGATATGTCCGACATCCCCCTGACACATATCCGGGCCGATGAGCTTGGAATAACTGTGGACATGCTGCACGGGCTGGGATATTACGAGGACGCCTATGGAAAACCCCTTGAGAGGGAGGATCAGGTAGTGTGCCTGAAGGTCCAGGATATTGTGGTCTCCTATGACTGTGCAGAGTACCTGCTGCGTACAAGCAAGTATATCGATGACCTGCTTGTGAAGTATTACAGGGAGGAGGCATTCTATAAGGCCGAGCATATCGAGGATCTGGTAGGCGCGCTAATTATGGGACTTGCTCCCCATACATCTGCTGGAGTGCTGGGCCGGCTTGTCGGTTTCACGAAAGCTTCGGTGGGCTATGCACACCCTTTTTTCCATGCTGCAAAGAGGCGTAACTGCGACGGTGACGAAGACTGCGTTATGATGCTCATGGACGGGCTTTTGAACTTCTCCCGTGACTATCTTCCTGAGAAGAGGGGAGGCAAGATGGATGCTCCCCTCGTGCTGACCACAAGGCTCGATCCCAGTGAGGTGGACAAGGAGGCGCATAATATTGACGTGTGTGATCATTATCCGCTGGAGTTCTATGAGGCAACCCTTGAGTACCCAAACCCAAAGGACTTCGAGAAGGTCATAGACCTTGTAAGCCGCAGGCTTGGCACGCCCCTCCAGTATGATAATTTCATGTTCACCCACGATACGACTGACATCGCTGCAGGACCCCTGAACTGTGCCTACAAGACACTGGGCAGCATGGTGGAGAAAATGGACGCCCAGCTTGCCCTTGCAGATAAGCTGCGCGCGGTCGATGCTGCAGATGTCGCGGAACGGGTGCTGATATCCCATTTCCTGCCGGATATGTTCGGTAACCTCAGGGCATTTTCAAGGCAGGGTACACGGTGCATGAAATGTGCCGCCAAGTTCAGAAGGCCGCCACTGACGGGAATATGCCCCAAGTGCGGTGGGAACGTGATACTCACAGTCCACGAAGGCGCTGTAAAAAAGTACCTTGAAGTCTCAAAGAGGGTTGCTGAGAAGTATAACGTATCGAATTATACGAAACAGAGGATTGAGCTGCTGGGTCTGGACATGAAATCCCTCTTCGAGAACGACAAGTCCAGGCAGCTGGGGCTCTCCGAGTTCATGTGA
- the mmp10 gene encoding methyl coenzyme M reductase-arginine methyltransferase Mmp10 (Mmp10 (methanogenesis marker protein 10) is a cobalamin-requiring radical SAM methyltransferase that creates the methylarginine modification to methyl coenzyme M reductase.) — translation MEIIADVGGNPGVDCKGFCAYCYFKKVKEVQPFGCKHCFPFLKGCDYCTRGVRESYSGFKPAEYVFQETYQKIRFSQEDIDKITISGGGDISCYPELMPLVANLSQFGLPIHLGYTSGKGFIEGNEAEFFLRYGVTEVSFTVFSTNPALRGKYMHDPHPEQSLQVLRDLCAGCDVYAAIVLIPGVNDGQALEKTLSDLESMGAKGAILMRFANRREEGLILDNAPVMEGIDSQSIEDFAGIVHQAAGKYDMRITGTPLGDPLIGSPFAIRKEDEALAQLPAVIKDATLLTSRAAADRLSEVFTRLNSSVNVVAVGKDIGCLITIEDLEALDLNDVKETVIIPGRAFVHDPEAKKVLSRDGIDRFVRRGPDMLSYDGEMSIGMSKEEVLAFEIEQFTELIREINAIGLPVRK, via the coding sequence ATGGAAATCATCGCAGATGTGGGGGGGAATCCCGGTGTCGATTGCAAGGGATTCTGTGCCTATTGCTATTTCAAGAAGGTAAAGGAAGTGCAGCCCTTTGGATGCAAACATTGTTTTCCTTTCCTGAAAGGTTGTGATTACTGTACGAGAGGCGTGCGTGAATCATACTCCGGGTTCAAGCCTGCAGAGTACGTATTCCAGGAAACCTACCAGAAGATACGCTTCAGCCAGGAGGATATCGACAAGATAACCATCAGCGGAGGAGGAGATATAAGCTGTTACCCGGAGCTTATGCCACTGGTGGCCAACCTTTCCCAGTTCGGTCTGCCCATCCACCTGGGATACACCAGCGGCAAAGGCTTTATCGAAGGCAACGAAGCAGAGTTCTTCCTGAGATACGGAGTTACTGAAGTCTCATTCACGGTTTTTTCAACGAACCCCGCCCTGCGTGGAAAATACATGCATGACCCGCATCCTGAGCAATCATTGCAGGTGCTCAGGGATCTCTGCGCCGGCTGCGATGTCTATGCAGCCATTGTGCTCATACCCGGAGTCAACGACGGACAAGCCCTTGAAAAAACACTCAGTGATCTGGAGTCCATGGGGGCGAAGGGAGCCATACTCATGCGTTTTGCCAACAGACGCGAGGAAGGGCTTATACTCGACAACGCACCGGTCATGGAAGGAATAGATAGCCAAAGCATAGAGGATTTTGCAGGCATTGTACACCAGGCTGCCGGGAAATACGACATGAGAATAACCGGTACGCCCCTCGGGGACCCGCTTATCGGCTCACCCTTTGCCATCAGGAAGGAAGATGAGGCGCTTGCACAGCTTCCCGCGGTCATCAAGGATGCGACACTGCTGACAAGCAGGGCTGCGGCAGATCGCCTTTCTGAAGTCTTTACCAGGCTCAATAGCAGTGTCAACGTGGTTGCGGTTGGAAAGGACATAGGATGCCTCATCACCATAGAGGACCTGGAAGCCCTGGACCTTAATGATGTAAAGGAAACGGTGATAATTCCCGGAAGGGCCTTCGTACATGATCCCGAGGCGAAGAAGGTGCTCTCAAGGGACGGTATCGACAGGTTCGTGCGCAGGGGTCCTGATATGCTAAGCTATGATGGCGAGATGTCCATCGGGATGAGCAAAGAGGAAGTTCTCGCTTTCGAGATCGAACAGTTCACCGAGCTGATCCGTGAGATCAATGCCATAGGGCTTCCGGTCAGAAAGTAA